One Salarias fasciatus chromosome 22, fSalaFa1.1, whole genome shotgun sequence DNA segment encodes these proteins:
- the ubap2l gene encoding ubiquitin-associated protein 2-like isoform X3 produces the protein MTSMGGNRARGSWEQTQGQTQSQTQHKQRPQATAEQIRLAQMISDHNDADFEEKVKQLIDITGKDQDESMIALHDCNGDVNRAINVLLEGSPDTDSWEMVGKKKGMSGQKETSQAETGEEGKENREKGAEKDAARRRGGAPRKGRGASRGREFRGQENGLDGGKAGGAGRGADRGRRGRGRGRGSVGVSGRRGGRFSAQGMGTFNPADYAEPAQTEENYGGGSTWNNTGNMEMEEGARLEYSAGEGTNYPPKFDSAPGAWRSAAEEWGTEEYNEDLSEPKVFTASSVASMPLPQENVTITKGQRIDIAVLLGKTPPSSSSETEAAPMEAAQPPSLSQSLVFSNSKQGVPLSQTSSSAPYSQHNMVSMLSKGFGEVGDPKGASSGTTGSQFLEQYKTAQALAQLAAQHSQTGPPNTAPSSWDTSAASLAQYDMKTQTESAIHTPFTKRQPYQAATSTSSMLDVFLQDKGLPPSSSVSSPSSLAQQTTSSPHVVPPPASSLPKMAAVPSLVQQVSPSSSDAQGSSPLPLQQHKLKQQKKRTSITTKIPAMAVEMPGSTDISGLNLQFGALQFGSEPVLPEYESTSSTTTPGNQVQNSLYTSPNSESTPALSNSSQMDMYDQRPPQTRRYPPSVSSSPQKDMQPKNGFSSIQASQSVEAAAGSAVSVKPAPDSVAPSSVSSMGTLTDTGSGPASLLTTSNQTSLSGLGHNKDLPPSTIPPPQHNNSHPSQQNSLAPSSVRTSNTSLLHPSVDGDSSLHSSSFPSSVSAVPSSSVPSSSSSVAAAQVSLGAPQGSAVGSATVSAPSGLGPVSSLAMGLNTASMGAPAAAAAATVSVSTTASTIPSSQTSSSRGSAASSGKAPPNLPPGVPPLLPNPYIVAPGLLHAYPPQVYGYDDLQMLQTRIPLDYYSIPFATPTTALTGREGSLTSNPYSGDLSKFGRGDASSPAPATTLAQTQQNQTQTHHTTQQPFLNPALPPGYSYTSLPYYTGMPGLPNTFQYGPAVFPVAPTSSKQHGVNVGVNASATAFQQASGYGSHGYSTGYEDVGQASGSGDFCKGGYGTAVAAAASAQNKPASSVTGPGVGVSVTSSNTGVPDISGPDVSRPRCLLQSFEKQGFHAGTPAASFSLPSALGSGGPINPPAAAGYAPAPFMHILAPHQQPHSQILHHHLQQDGQSGTGQRSQNASIQQKSQINKSAYNSYNWGAN, from the exons ATGACGTCCATGGGCGGAAACCGAGCCCGGGGCAGCTGGGAGCAGACACAGGGCCAGACACAGAGCCAGACACAGCACAAGCAGAGGCCTCAG GCTACCGCAGAGCAGATCCGACTCGCACAGATGATCTCAGACCACAATGATGCGGACTTTGAAGAGAAGGTCAAACAG CTGATTGACATCACGGGCAAGGACCAAGATGAGTCTATGATCGCACTGCACGACTGCAATGGGGATGTTAACAGAGCCATCAACGTGTTGCTGGAGGGTAGCCCAGACACT GACTCCTGGGAAATGGTTGGAAAGAAGAAAGGGATGTCGGGTCAGAAGGAGACCAGCCAGGCAGAAACcggagaggaaggaaaagagaacagagagaaaggagcagaaaaaGACGCAGCACGTCGTCGAGGGGGGGCTCCACGCAAGGGCCGCGGAGCCAGCAGGGGACGAGAGT TTCGTGGTCAGGAGAACGGTCTGGATGGAGGCAAAGCTGGAGGCgctggaagaggagcagacCGAGGCCGAAGGggaagaggcagaggaaggGGAAGCGTTG GAGTATCTGGACGGCGAGGCGGCAGGTTCTCGGCGCAGGGCATGGG AACGTTCAACCCTGCGGACTATGCGGAGCCGGCCCAGACAGAAGAAAACTATGGAGGGGGCAGTACCTGGAACAACACGGGAAAtatggagatggaggagggagcaA GGTTGGAGTATTCTGCAGGAGAGGGAACGAATTATCCACCCAAGTTCGACTCTGCTCCTG GTGCCTGGAGGTCTGCAGCGGAGGAGTGGGGCACTGAGGAATATAATGAAGAT CTTTCAGAGCCCAAGGTATTTACAGCTTCCAGCGTGGCGTCGATGCCTCTTCCTCAAGAGAATGTGACCATCACCAAAGGACAGAG GATTGACATCGCAGTGCTTCTGGGGAAGACtcccccctcgtcctcctctgagacAGAAGCTGCCCCCATGGAGGCCGCCCAGCCCCCCTCACTGTCCCAATCACTGGTTTTCAGCAACTCCAAGCAAGGGGTGCCACTCTCTCAAACATCCTCCAGCGCCCCGTACTCCCAGCACAACATG GTCAGCATGCTGAGCAAGGGATTCGGGGAGGTCGGGGACCCTAAAGGAGCGAGCTCAGGCACCACCGGCTCCCAGTTCCTGGAGCAGTATAAAACAGCCCAGGCTCTGGCTCAGCTGGCAGCTCAGCACTCCCAGACTGGACCCCCCAACACAGCCCCCTCCTCCTGGGACACCAGTGCCGCCTCTCTGGCTCAATACG ACATGAAGACTCAGACGGAGTCTGCGATCCACACGCCCTTTACAAAGCGGCAGCCCTACCAGGCCGCCACCTCAACCTCGTCCATGTtggatgttttcctgcaggaCAAAGGCctgcctccttcctcttctgtctcctcGCCCTCTTCCCTAGCGCAACAGACGACATCCTCGCCCCATGTGGTGCCTCCGCCTGCTTCCTCCCTCCCCAAAATGGCAGCAGTTCCCTCGCTTGTTCAGCAGGTTTCACCGAGTTCATCAGACGCGCAGGGCTCGAGTCCGCTGCCGCTGCaacaacacaaactcaaacagcagaagaagaggaccTCCATCACGACAAAG ATTCCTGCCATGGCGGTGGAGATGCCTGGCTCAACAGACATCTCAGGCCTTAATCTCCAGTTTGGAGCGCTGCAGTTTGGGTCGGAGCCCGTCCTGCCGGAGTACGAGTCTACGTCTAGCACCACCACACCAGGCAACCAGGTCCAGAACAGTCTCTACACCAGCCCCAACAG TGAATCGACTCCAGCTTTGTCCAATTCCAGCCAGATGGACATGTACGATCAGAGACCGCCTCAGACGCGCCGATACCCACCTTCAGTTTCCTCCTCCCCGCAAAAAGACATGCAGCCCAAA AATGGCTTCAGTTCAATACAAGCATCGCAATCTGTGGAAG CTGCAGCAGGCTCTGCAGTATCAGTAAAGCCGGCGCCCGACTCCGTCGCGCCTTCGTCCGTCTCCAGCATGGGCACGTTGACAGACACTGGCTCGGGCCCCGCCTCCTTGTTGACCACGTCCAATCAGACATCCTTGAGCGGTCTTGGGCATAATAAAGACCTGCCTCCGAGCACCATCCCCCCTCCCCAGCACAACAA CTCTCACCCATCACAACAGAACAGCCTTGCTCCGTCTTCAGTCAGGACATCCAACACGAGCTTACTG CACCCCAGCGTAGACGGAGACTCCAGCCTGCACTCTTCATCCTTCCCCTCCTCGGTCTCGGCCGTTCCGTCGTCGTCggtcccctcctcctcttcctccgtgGCGGCCGCTCAGGTGTCCCTCGGGGCTCCCCAGGGGTCCGCGGTGGGCTCCGCCACGGTTTCGGCCCCCTCCGGCCTCGGCCCCGTCAGCAGTCTGGCCATGGGCCTCAACACTGCCTCCATGGGGGCTCCAgccgctgcagccgccgccacAGTGTCCGTCTCCACGACGGCCTCGACCATTCCCTCGTCACAAACCTCGTCGTCACGCGGCTCTGCAGCGTCCTCAG GGAAAGCACCTCCAAACCTGCCACCTGGAGTGCCCCCTCTACTGCCCAACCCTTACATTGTGGCTCCTGGACTACTGCATGCGTACCCT CCTCAGGTGTACGGCTACGATGACCTACAGATGCTGCAGACGAGAATACCGCTG GATTACTACAGCATTCCCTTTGCTACTCCGACGACGGCACTGACTGGCAGAGAGGGCAGCCTGACAAGCAACCCGTACTCTG GTGACTTGTCCAAGTTCGGCCGAGGGGACGCGTCGTCCCCGGCTCCCGCCACCACGTTGGCGCAAACGCAACAGAATCAGACGCAGACGCATCACACGACGCAGCAGCCGTTCCTCAACCCCGCGCTGCCGCCTGGCTACAGCTACACGAGCCTCCCGTACTACACCGGCATGCCAGGCCTGCCCAATACCTTCCAGTACGGACCTGCTGTGTTTCCG GTGGCTCCTACCTCGTCAAAACAGCACGGTGTGAATGTCGGCGTCAACGCGTCGGCCACGGCCTTCCAGCAGGCCAGTGGCTACGGTTCCCATGGATACAGCACTG GCTATGAGGATGTGGGCCAGGCTTCAGGGAGTGGGGATTTCTGTAAGGGCGGATACGGCACTGCCGTGGCCGCCGCAGCTTCTGCACAAAACAAGCCAGCCAGCTCTGTCACCGGGCCTGGAGTCG GAGTCTCTGTGACGTCAAGCAACACAGGAGTACCAGATATTTcagg CCCTGACGTCTCTCGGCCTCGCTGTCTCCTGCAGTCGTTTGAGAAGCAGGGTTTCCACGCCGGGACGCCGGCGGCCTCCTTCAGCCTGCCCTCTGCGCTGGGGAGCGGCGGGCCCATCAACCCCCCAGCTGCAGCCGGCTACGCTCCGGCCCCCTTCATGCACATCCTGGCCCCACACCAACAGCCCCACTCCCAGATTCTGCAccaccacctgcagcaggacggACAG AGCGGCACTGGACAGCGCAGCCAGAACGCCTCCATTCAGCAGAAGTCCCAGATCAACAAGTCGGCTTACAACAGCTACAACTGGGGTGCAAACTAA
- the ubap2l gene encoding ubiquitin-associated protein 2-like isoform X5 yields MTSMGGNRARGSWEQTQGQTQSQTQHKQRPQATAEQIRLAQMISDHNDADFEEKVKQLIDITGKDQDESMIALHDCNGDVNRAINVLLEGSPDTDSWEMVGKKKGMSGQKETSQAETGEEGKENREKGAEKDAARRRGGAPRKGRGASRGREFRGQENGLDGGKAGGAGRGADRGRRGRGRGRGSVGVSGRRGGRFSAQGMGQIDKGPRYDFAEGERTFNPADYAEPAQTEENYGGGSTWNNTGNMEMEEGARLEYSAGEGTNYPPKFDSAPGAWRSAAEEWGTEEYNEDLSEPKVFTASSVASMPLPQENVTITKGQRIDIAVLLGKTPPSSSSETEAAPMEAAQPPSLSQSLVFSNSKQGVPLSQTSSSAPYSQHNMVSMLSKGFGEVGDPKGASSGTTGSQFLEQYKTAQALAQLAAQHSQTGPPNTAPSSWDTSAASLAQYDMKTQTESAIHTPFTKRQPYQAATSTSSMLDVFLQDKGLPPSSSVSSPSSLAQQTTSSPHVVPPPASSLPKMAAVPSLVQQVSPSSSDAQGSSPLPLQQHKLKQQKKRTSITTKIPAMAVEMPGSTDISGLNLQFGALQFGSEPVLPEYESTSSTTTPGNQVQNSLYTSPNSESTPALSNSSQMDMYDQRPPQTRRYPPSVSSSPQKDMQPKNGFSSIQASQSVEAAAGSAVSVKPAPDSVAPSSVSSMGTLTDTGSGPASLLTTSNQTSLSGLGHNKDLPPSTIPPPQHNNSHPSQQNSLAPSSVRTSNTSLLHPSVDGDSSLHSSSFPSSVSAVPSSSVPSSSSSVAAAQVSLGAPQGSAVGSATVSAPSGLGPVSSLAMGLNTASMGAPAAAAAATVSVSTTASTIPSSQTSSSRGSAASSGKAPPNLPPGVPPLLPNPYIVAPGLLHAYPPQVYGYDDLQMLQTRIPLDYYSIPFATPTTALTGREGSLTSNPYSGDLSKFGRGDASSPAPATTLAQTQQNQTQTHHTTQQPFLNPALPPGYSYTSLPYYTGMPGLPNTFQYGPAVFPVAPTSSKQHGVNVGVNASATAFQQASGYGSHGYSTGVSVTSSNTGVPDISGSVYTKTQSFEKQGFHAGTPAASFSLPSALGSGGPINPPAAAGYAPAPFMHILAPHQQPHSQILHHHLQQDGQSGTGQRSQNASIQQKSQINKSAYNSYNWGAN; encoded by the exons ATGACGTCCATGGGCGGAAACCGAGCCCGGGGCAGCTGGGAGCAGACACAGGGCCAGACACAGAGCCAGACACAGCACAAGCAGAGGCCTCAG GCTACCGCAGAGCAGATCCGACTCGCACAGATGATCTCAGACCACAATGATGCGGACTTTGAAGAGAAGGTCAAACAG CTGATTGACATCACGGGCAAGGACCAAGATGAGTCTATGATCGCACTGCACGACTGCAATGGGGATGTTAACAGAGCCATCAACGTGTTGCTGGAGGGTAGCCCAGACACT GACTCCTGGGAAATGGTTGGAAAGAAGAAAGGGATGTCGGGTCAGAAGGAGACCAGCCAGGCAGAAACcggagaggaaggaaaagagaacagagagaaaggagcagaaaaaGACGCAGCACGTCGTCGAGGGGGGGCTCCACGCAAGGGCCGCGGAGCCAGCAGGGGACGAGAGT TTCGTGGTCAGGAGAACGGTCTGGATGGAGGCAAAGCTGGAGGCgctggaagaggagcagacCGAGGCCGAAGGggaagaggcagaggaaggGGAAGCGTTG GAGTATCTGGACGGCGAGGCGGCAGGTTCTCGGCGCAGGGCATGGG CCAGATTGATAAGGGGCCCAGATATGATTTTGCAGAAGGTGAGAG AACGTTCAACCCTGCGGACTATGCGGAGCCGGCCCAGACAGAAGAAAACTATGGAGGGGGCAGTACCTGGAACAACACGGGAAAtatggagatggaggagggagcaA GGTTGGAGTATTCTGCAGGAGAGGGAACGAATTATCCACCCAAGTTCGACTCTGCTCCTG GTGCCTGGAGGTCTGCAGCGGAGGAGTGGGGCACTGAGGAATATAATGAAGAT CTTTCAGAGCCCAAGGTATTTACAGCTTCCAGCGTGGCGTCGATGCCTCTTCCTCAAGAGAATGTGACCATCACCAAAGGACAGAG GATTGACATCGCAGTGCTTCTGGGGAAGACtcccccctcgtcctcctctgagacAGAAGCTGCCCCCATGGAGGCCGCCCAGCCCCCCTCACTGTCCCAATCACTGGTTTTCAGCAACTCCAAGCAAGGGGTGCCACTCTCTCAAACATCCTCCAGCGCCCCGTACTCCCAGCACAACATG GTCAGCATGCTGAGCAAGGGATTCGGGGAGGTCGGGGACCCTAAAGGAGCGAGCTCAGGCACCACCGGCTCCCAGTTCCTGGAGCAGTATAAAACAGCCCAGGCTCTGGCTCAGCTGGCAGCTCAGCACTCCCAGACTGGACCCCCCAACACAGCCCCCTCCTCCTGGGACACCAGTGCCGCCTCTCTGGCTCAATACG ACATGAAGACTCAGACGGAGTCTGCGATCCACACGCCCTTTACAAAGCGGCAGCCCTACCAGGCCGCCACCTCAACCTCGTCCATGTtggatgttttcctgcaggaCAAAGGCctgcctccttcctcttctgtctcctcGCCCTCTTCCCTAGCGCAACAGACGACATCCTCGCCCCATGTGGTGCCTCCGCCTGCTTCCTCCCTCCCCAAAATGGCAGCAGTTCCCTCGCTTGTTCAGCAGGTTTCACCGAGTTCATCAGACGCGCAGGGCTCGAGTCCGCTGCCGCTGCaacaacacaaactcaaacagcagaagaagaggaccTCCATCACGACAAAG ATTCCTGCCATGGCGGTGGAGATGCCTGGCTCAACAGACATCTCAGGCCTTAATCTCCAGTTTGGAGCGCTGCAGTTTGGGTCGGAGCCCGTCCTGCCGGAGTACGAGTCTACGTCTAGCACCACCACACCAGGCAACCAGGTCCAGAACAGTCTCTACACCAGCCCCAACAG TGAATCGACTCCAGCTTTGTCCAATTCCAGCCAGATGGACATGTACGATCAGAGACCGCCTCAGACGCGCCGATACCCACCTTCAGTTTCCTCCTCCCCGCAAAAAGACATGCAGCCCAAA AATGGCTTCAGTTCAATACAAGCATCGCAATCTGTGGAAG CTGCAGCAGGCTCTGCAGTATCAGTAAAGCCGGCGCCCGACTCCGTCGCGCCTTCGTCCGTCTCCAGCATGGGCACGTTGACAGACACTGGCTCGGGCCCCGCCTCCTTGTTGACCACGTCCAATCAGACATCCTTGAGCGGTCTTGGGCATAATAAAGACCTGCCTCCGAGCACCATCCCCCCTCCCCAGCACAACAA CTCTCACCCATCACAACAGAACAGCCTTGCTCCGTCTTCAGTCAGGACATCCAACACGAGCTTACTG CACCCCAGCGTAGACGGAGACTCCAGCCTGCACTCTTCATCCTTCCCCTCCTCGGTCTCGGCCGTTCCGTCGTCGTCggtcccctcctcctcttcctccgtgGCGGCCGCTCAGGTGTCCCTCGGGGCTCCCCAGGGGTCCGCGGTGGGCTCCGCCACGGTTTCGGCCCCCTCCGGCCTCGGCCCCGTCAGCAGTCTGGCCATGGGCCTCAACACTGCCTCCATGGGGGCTCCAgccgctgcagccgccgccacAGTGTCCGTCTCCACGACGGCCTCGACCATTCCCTCGTCACAAACCTCGTCGTCACGCGGCTCTGCAGCGTCCTCAG GGAAAGCACCTCCAAACCTGCCACCTGGAGTGCCCCCTCTACTGCCCAACCCTTACATTGTGGCTCCTGGACTACTGCATGCGTACCCT CCTCAGGTGTACGGCTACGATGACCTACAGATGCTGCAGACGAGAATACCGCTG GATTACTACAGCATTCCCTTTGCTACTCCGACGACGGCACTGACTGGCAGAGAGGGCAGCCTGACAAGCAACCCGTACTCTG GTGACTTGTCCAAGTTCGGCCGAGGGGACGCGTCGTCCCCGGCTCCCGCCACCACGTTGGCGCAAACGCAACAGAATCAGACGCAGACGCATCACACGACGCAGCAGCCGTTCCTCAACCCCGCGCTGCCGCCTGGCTACAGCTACACGAGCCTCCCGTACTACACCGGCATGCCAGGCCTGCCCAATACCTTCCAGTACGGACCTGCTGTGTTTCCG GTGGCTCCTACCTCGTCAAAACAGCACGGTGTGAATGTCGGCGTCAACGCGTCGGCCACGGCCTTCCAGCAGGCCAGTGGCTACGGTTCCCATGGATACAGCACTG GAGTCTCTGTGACGTCAAGCAACACAGGAGTACCAGATATTTcagggtctgtttacacaaagACACAG TCGTTTGAGAAGCAGGGTTTCCACGCCGGGACGCCGGCGGCCTCCTTCAGCCTGCCCTCTGCGCTGGGGAGCGGCGGGCCCATCAACCCCCCAGCTGCAGCCGGCTACGCTCCGGCCCCCTTCATGCACATCCTGGCCCCACACCAACAGCCCCACTCCCAGATTCTGCAccaccacctgcagcaggacggACAG AGCGGCACTGGACAGCGCAGCCAGAACGCCTCCATTCAGCAGAAGTCCCAGATCAACAAGTCGGCTTACAACAGCTACAACTGGGGTGCAAACTAA
- the ubap2l gene encoding ubiquitin-associated protein 2-like isoform X4, with protein MTSMGGNRARGSWEQTQGQTQSQTQHKQRPQATAEQIRLAQMISDHNDADFEEKVKQLIDITGKDQDESMIALHDCNGDVNRAINVLLEGSPDTDSWEMVGKKKGMSGQKETSQAETGEEGKENREKGAEKDAARRRGGAPRKGRGASRGREFRGQENGLDGGKAGGAGRGADRGRRGRGRGRGSVGVSGRRGGRFSAQGMGQIDKGPRYDFAEGERTFNPADYAEPAQTEENYGGGSTWNNTGNMEMEEGARLEYSAGEGTNYPPKFDSAPGAWRSAAEEWGTEEYNEDLSEPKVFTASSVASMPLPQENVTITKGQRIDIAVLLGKTPPSSSSETEAAPMEAAQPPSLSQSLVFSNSKQGVPLSQTSSSAPYSQHNMVSMLSKGFGEVGDPKGASSGTTGSQFLEQYKTAQALAQLAAQHSQTGPPNTAPSSWDTSAASLAQYDMKTQTESAIHTPFTKRQPYQAATSTSSMLDVFLQDKGLPPSSSVSSPSSLAQQTTSSPHVVPPPASSLPKMAAVPSLVQQVSPSSSDAQGSSPLPLQQHKLKQQKKRTSITTKIPAMAVEMPGSTDISGLNLQFGALQFGSEPVLPEYESTSSTTTPGNQVQNSLYTSPNSESTPALSNSSQMDMYDQRPPQTRRYPPSVSSSPQKDMQPKNGFSSIQASQSVEAAAGSAVSVKPAPDSVAPSSVSSMGTLTDTGSGPASLLTTSNQTSLSGLGHNKDLPPSTIPPPQHNNSHPSQQNSLAPSSVRTSNTSLLHPSVDGDSSLHSSSFPSSVSAVPSSSVPSSSSSVAAAQVSLGAPQGSAVGSATVSAPSGLGPVSSLAMGLNTASMGAPAAAAAATVSVSTTASTIPSSQTSSSRGSAASSGKAPPNLPPGVPPLLPNPYIVAPGLLHAYPPQVYGYDDLQMLQTRIPLDYYSIPFATPTTALTGREGSLTSNPYSGDLSKFGRGDASSPAPATTLAQTQQNQTQTHHTTQQPFLNPALPPGYSYTSLPYYTGMPGLPNTFQYGPAVFPVAPTSSKQHGVNVGVNASATAFQQASGYGSHGYSTGVSVTSSNTGVPDISGPDVSRPRCLLQSFEKQGFHAGTPAASFSLPSALGSGGPINPPAAAGYAPAPFMHILAPHQQPHSQILHHHLQQDGQSGTGQRSQNASIQQKSQINKSAYNSYNWGAN; from the exons ATGACGTCCATGGGCGGAAACCGAGCCCGGGGCAGCTGGGAGCAGACACAGGGCCAGACACAGAGCCAGACACAGCACAAGCAGAGGCCTCAG GCTACCGCAGAGCAGATCCGACTCGCACAGATGATCTCAGACCACAATGATGCGGACTTTGAAGAGAAGGTCAAACAG CTGATTGACATCACGGGCAAGGACCAAGATGAGTCTATGATCGCACTGCACGACTGCAATGGGGATGTTAACAGAGCCATCAACGTGTTGCTGGAGGGTAGCCCAGACACT GACTCCTGGGAAATGGTTGGAAAGAAGAAAGGGATGTCGGGTCAGAAGGAGACCAGCCAGGCAGAAACcggagaggaaggaaaagagaacagagagaaaggagcagaaaaaGACGCAGCACGTCGTCGAGGGGGGGCTCCACGCAAGGGCCGCGGAGCCAGCAGGGGACGAGAGT TTCGTGGTCAGGAGAACGGTCTGGATGGAGGCAAAGCTGGAGGCgctggaagaggagcagacCGAGGCCGAAGGggaagaggcagaggaaggGGAAGCGTTG GAGTATCTGGACGGCGAGGCGGCAGGTTCTCGGCGCAGGGCATGGG CCAGATTGATAAGGGGCCCAGATATGATTTTGCAGAAGGTGAGAG AACGTTCAACCCTGCGGACTATGCGGAGCCGGCCCAGACAGAAGAAAACTATGGAGGGGGCAGTACCTGGAACAACACGGGAAAtatggagatggaggagggagcaA GGTTGGAGTATTCTGCAGGAGAGGGAACGAATTATCCACCCAAGTTCGACTCTGCTCCTG GTGCCTGGAGGTCTGCAGCGGAGGAGTGGGGCACTGAGGAATATAATGAAGAT CTTTCAGAGCCCAAGGTATTTACAGCTTCCAGCGTGGCGTCGATGCCTCTTCCTCAAGAGAATGTGACCATCACCAAAGGACAGAG GATTGACATCGCAGTGCTTCTGGGGAAGACtcccccctcgtcctcctctgagacAGAAGCTGCCCCCATGGAGGCCGCCCAGCCCCCCTCACTGTCCCAATCACTGGTTTTCAGCAACTCCAAGCAAGGGGTGCCACTCTCTCAAACATCCTCCAGCGCCCCGTACTCCCAGCACAACATG GTCAGCATGCTGAGCAAGGGATTCGGGGAGGTCGGGGACCCTAAAGGAGCGAGCTCAGGCACCACCGGCTCCCAGTTCCTGGAGCAGTATAAAACAGCCCAGGCTCTGGCTCAGCTGGCAGCTCAGCACTCCCAGACTGGACCCCCCAACACAGCCCCCTCCTCCTGGGACACCAGTGCCGCCTCTCTGGCTCAATACG ACATGAAGACTCAGACGGAGTCTGCGATCCACACGCCCTTTACAAAGCGGCAGCCCTACCAGGCCGCCACCTCAACCTCGTCCATGTtggatgttttcctgcaggaCAAAGGCctgcctccttcctcttctgtctcctcGCCCTCTTCCCTAGCGCAACAGACGACATCCTCGCCCCATGTGGTGCCTCCGCCTGCTTCCTCCCTCCCCAAAATGGCAGCAGTTCCCTCGCTTGTTCAGCAGGTTTCACCGAGTTCATCAGACGCGCAGGGCTCGAGTCCGCTGCCGCTGCaacaacacaaactcaaacagcagaagaagaggaccTCCATCACGACAAAG ATTCCTGCCATGGCGGTGGAGATGCCTGGCTCAACAGACATCTCAGGCCTTAATCTCCAGTTTGGAGCGCTGCAGTTTGGGTCGGAGCCCGTCCTGCCGGAGTACGAGTCTACGTCTAGCACCACCACACCAGGCAACCAGGTCCAGAACAGTCTCTACACCAGCCCCAACAG TGAATCGACTCCAGCTTTGTCCAATTCCAGCCAGATGGACATGTACGATCAGAGACCGCCTCAGACGCGCCGATACCCACCTTCAGTTTCCTCCTCCCCGCAAAAAGACATGCAGCCCAAA AATGGCTTCAGTTCAATACAAGCATCGCAATCTGTGGAAG CTGCAGCAGGCTCTGCAGTATCAGTAAAGCCGGCGCCCGACTCCGTCGCGCCTTCGTCCGTCTCCAGCATGGGCACGTTGACAGACACTGGCTCGGGCCCCGCCTCCTTGTTGACCACGTCCAATCAGACATCCTTGAGCGGTCTTGGGCATAATAAAGACCTGCCTCCGAGCACCATCCCCCCTCCCCAGCACAACAA CTCTCACCCATCACAACAGAACAGCCTTGCTCCGTCTTCAGTCAGGACATCCAACACGAGCTTACTG CACCCCAGCGTAGACGGAGACTCCAGCCTGCACTCTTCATCCTTCCCCTCCTCGGTCTCGGCCGTTCCGTCGTCGTCggtcccctcctcctcttcctccgtgGCGGCCGCTCAGGTGTCCCTCGGGGCTCCCCAGGGGTCCGCGGTGGGCTCCGCCACGGTTTCGGCCCCCTCCGGCCTCGGCCCCGTCAGCAGTCTGGCCATGGGCCTCAACACTGCCTCCATGGGGGCTCCAgccgctgcagccgccgccacAGTGTCCGTCTCCACGACGGCCTCGACCATTCCCTCGTCACAAACCTCGTCGTCACGCGGCTCTGCAGCGTCCTCAG GGAAAGCACCTCCAAACCTGCCACCTGGAGTGCCCCCTCTACTGCCCAACCCTTACATTGTGGCTCCTGGACTACTGCATGCGTACCCT CCTCAGGTGTACGGCTACGATGACCTACAGATGCTGCAGACGAGAATACCGCTG GATTACTACAGCATTCCCTTTGCTACTCCGACGACGGCACTGACTGGCAGAGAGGGCAGCCTGACAAGCAACCCGTACTCTG GTGACTTGTCCAAGTTCGGCCGAGGGGACGCGTCGTCCCCGGCTCCCGCCACCACGTTGGCGCAAACGCAACAGAATCAGACGCAGACGCATCACACGACGCAGCAGCCGTTCCTCAACCCCGCGCTGCCGCCTGGCTACAGCTACACGAGCCTCCCGTACTACACCGGCATGCCAGGCCTGCCCAATACCTTCCAGTACGGACCTGCTGTGTTTCCG GTGGCTCCTACCTCGTCAAAACAGCACGGTGTGAATGTCGGCGTCAACGCGTCGGCCACGGCCTTCCAGCAGGCCAGTGGCTACGGTTCCCATGGATACAGCACTG GAGTCTCTGTGACGTCAAGCAACACAGGAGTACCAGATATTTcagg CCCTGACGTCTCTCGGCCTCGCTGTCTCCTGCAGTCGTTTGAGAAGCAGGGTTTCCACGCCGGGACGCCGGCGGCCTCCTTCAGCCTGCCCTCTGCGCTGGGGAGCGGCGGGCCCATCAACCCCCCAGCTGCAGCCGGCTACGCTCCGGCCCCCTTCATGCACATCCTGGCCCCACACCAACAGCCCCACTCCCAGATTCTGCAccaccacctgcagcaggacggACAG AGCGGCACTGGACAGCGCAGCCAGAACGCCTCCATTCAGCAGAAGTCCCAGATCAACAAGTCGGCTTACAACAGCTACAACTGGGGTGCAAACTAA